One window of Streptomyces sp. FIT100 genomic DNA carries:
- a CDS encoding beta-N-acetylglucosaminidase domain-containing protein, producing the protein MRFGRSKRTATAVAVAVVGGLLGTAPGAVAASGGPGTPTATTVPDRESDGALPPVWPRPQTLKAADRPVPLGEEVTLLAAPGTDPHAVEAVRESLRAAGVRTVHTALPGRGPLLRFGGSGAQEALSALRAPENADLPAGGYRIAVGRLAGRDTVALDGTGDDGLFHAAQTLRQLIRDGAVAGVVVRDWPGTAVRGMTEGFYGRPWSREQRLAQLDFMGRTKQNRYLYAPGDDPFRQSRWREPYPAELRAGFRELAERARRNHVTLAWAVAPAQSMCLASDDDIRALKRKVDAMWALGVRAFQLQFQDVSYSEWHCDRDEDAFGSGPEAAAAAQARLAGELARHLAERHPGAVPLTVMPTEYHQKGATAYRRALAEQLDGSVQVAWTGVGVVPRTITGRELAGARAVFRHPLVTMDNYPVNDYAQDRIFLGPYTGREPAVATGSAALLANAMEQATASRIPLFTAADYAWNPKGYRPQESWEAAMTDLAGGDPALREAVRVLAGNHASSILGADESAYLQPLMAGFWRTRTSTDAAARDEAAGRLRAAFTAMRQAPQRLAPLGGLGDEVAPWLDQLARYGRAGELAVDTLNAQARGDGETAWRASLALAPVRTAIGGQHVTVGKGVLDPFLDRAAKESAAWTGADRRTGSVTRTASGHTVRLDRTRPVEAVTAMAEPGTDDSTAVLEAHVPGEGWRRLGPLAPSGWTQQRTQGLRADALRITGAPGVHALVPWFADEPQAGLALVRGELDAPIGGGPQRTEAYVAARRPDDVHGTLTAKAPKGITVAVPKEVRVPRGARTAVPVEVTVPPGTPAGEYQVPFTFAGEERTLTVRAFPRTGGPDLLRTASAASSGDETPDFPASAASDGDPGTRWSSPVEDGAWWQAELPAAARVGQVVLHWQDAYAARYRIQVSADGRTWRTAATVRDGRGARETVRMDAPGTRFLRVQGDARATRFGYSLWSVETYAVTD; encoded by the coding sequence GTGCGGTTCGGGCGCAGCAAGCGGACGGCGACCGCGGTCGCCGTCGCCGTGGTCGGCGGACTGCTCGGCACGGCCCCGGGCGCCGTCGCCGCCTCCGGCGGGCCCGGCACCCCGACGGCCACCACGGTGCCGGACCGCGAGAGCGACGGGGCGCTGCCGCCGGTCTGGCCGCGGCCGCAGACGCTGAAGGCCGCGGACCGCCCCGTGCCGCTCGGCGAGGAGGTGACGCTCCTCGCCGCGCCGGGCACCGATCCTCACGCGGTGGAGGCCGTCCGCGAGAGCCTGCGCGCGGCCGGCGTACGGACCGTCCACACCGCTCTGCCGGGCCGCGGCCCACTGCTCCGGTTCGGCGGCAGCGGCGCCCAGGAGGCACTGAGCGCCCTGCGCGCCCCCGAGAACGCCGATCTGCCCGCCGGCGGCTACCGGATCGCCGTGGGCCGCCTCGCAGGCCGGGACACCGTCGCCCTCGACGGCACCGGCGACGACGGGTTGTTCCACGCGGCGCAGACGCTCCGTCAGCTGATCAGGGACGGCGCGGTCGCCGGGGTCGTCGTCCGCGACTGGCCCGGTACGGCGGTCCGCGGCATGACCGAGGGCTTCTACGGCCGGCCCTGGAGCCGCGAACAGCGCCTCGCGCAGCTCGATTTCATGGGCCGCACCAAGCAGAACCGCTATCTCTACGCCCCCGGGGACGACCCCTTCCGGCAGTCCCGCTGGCGCGAGCCGTACCCCGCGGAGCTGCGCGCCGGGTTCCGCGAGCTCGCCGAGCGGGCGCGGCGCAACCATGTGACGCTCGCCTGGGCCGTCGCACCCGCCCAGTCCATGTGCCTCGCCTCCGACGACGACATCAGGGCGCTCAAGCGCAAGGTCGACGCGATGTGGGCGCTCGGGGTGCGCGCCTTCCAGCTCCAGTTCCAGGACGTCAGCTACAGCGAGTGGCACTGCGACCGGGACGAGGACGCGTTCGGCTCCGGCCCCGAGGCCGCCGCGGCGGCGCAGGCGCGGCTCGCCGGGGAGCTCGCCCGGCACCTCGCGGAACGCCACCCCGGGGCCGTGCCGCTCACGGTCATGCCGACCGAGTACCACCAGAAGGGCGCCACCGCGTACCGGCGGGCGCTCGCCGAGCAACTGGACGGGAGCGTCCAGGTCGCGTGGACCGGAGTCGGCGTCGTACCGCGCACGATCACCGGGCGGGAACTGGCCGGGGCGCGCGCAGTGTTCCGGCACCCCCTGGTCACCATGGACAACTACCCGGTCAACGACTACGCGCAGGACCGCATCTTCCTCGGCCCCTACACGGGCCGGGAGCCGGCCGTCGCGACCGGCTCGGCCGCGCTGCTCGCCAACGCGATGGAGCAGGCCACGGCGTCCCGCATCCCGCTCTTCACCGCCGCGGACTACGCCTGGAACCCGAAGGGCTACCGGCCGCAGGAGTCCTGGGAGGCGGCCATGACCGACCTCGCGGGCGGCGACCCGGCGCTGCGGGAGGCGGTGCGCGTGCTCGCCGGGAACCACGCGTCCTCCATCCTCGGCGCCGACGAGTCCGCGTATCTCCAGCCCCTGATGGCCGGCTTCTGGCGGACCCGGACCTCCACCGACGCGGCCGCGCGCGACGAGGCGGCCGGGCGGCTGCGGGCCGCGTTCACCGCGATGCGCCAGGCGCCGCAGCGGCTCGCGCCGCTCGGCGGGCTCGGTGACGAAGTGGCTCCGTGGCTGGACCAGTTGGCCCGCTACGGGAGGGCCGGGGAGCTCGCCGTCGACACGCTGAACGCGCAGGCCCGCGGCGACGGCGAGACGGCGTGGCGGGCCTCTCTGGCGCTGGCCCCGGTGCGCACCGCGATCGGCGGGCAGCACGTCACGGTCGGCAAGGGCGTGCTCGACCCGTTCCTCGACCGGGCCGCCAAGGAGTCCGCCGCCTGGACCGGGGCGGACCGCAGGACCGGATCCGTGACCCGGACGGCCTCCGGCCACACGGTACGGCTGGACCGGACGCGGCCCGTCGAGGCGGTCACCGCGATGGCCGAACCGGGCACGGACGACTCCACCGCGGTGCTGGAGGCGCACGTGCCGGGCGAAGGATGGCGGCGGCTCGGCCCGCTGGCCCCGTCCGGCTGGACCCAGCAGCGCACCCAGGGGCTGCGGGCCGACGCGCTGCGGATCACCGGGGCGCCCGGTGTCCACGCGCTCGTCCCCTGGTTCGCGGACGAGCCGCAGGCCGGCCTCGCGCTCGTACGGGGCGAGCTGGACGCGCCGATCGGCGGCGGACCCCAGCGCACCGAGGCGTACGTCGCGGCGCGGCGGCCCGACGACGTGCACGGCACGCTCACCGCGAAGGCGCCGAAGGGCATCACGGTCGCCGTGCCGAAGGAGGTACGGGTCCCCCGGGGCGCGCGGACCGCGGTGCCGGTCGAGGTGACCGTGCCGCCGGGGACACCGGCGGGCGAGTACCAGGTGCCGTTCACCTTCGCCGGCGAGGAGCGCACCCTGACGGTCCGGGCCTTTCCCCGGACCGGCGGGCCCGACCTGCTGCGTACGGCGTCCGCGGCGTCGTCCGGCGACGAGACCCCCGACTTCCCCGCCTCCGCGGCGAGCGACGGCGACCCCGGAACCCGGTGGTCCTCCCCCGTCGAGGACGGCGCCTGGTGGCAGGCCGAGCTTCCCGCGGCGGCCCGGGTGGGCCAGGTCGTCCTGCACTGGCAGGACGCCTACGCCGCCAGGTACCGCATCCAGGTCTCCGCGGACGGCCGCACCTGGCGCACGGCGGCCACGGTCCGCGACGGCCGCGGCGCCCGGGAGACGGTCCGCATGGACGCCCCCGGCACCCGCTTCCTCCGCGTCCAGGGCGACGCCCGGGCGACCCGCTTCGGCTACTCCCTCTGGTCCGTGGAGACGTACGCGGTCACGGACTGA
- a CDS encoding VOC family protein gives MSADGSNLLGRARVATRLPAQDLDRARRFYAERLGLEPVDERPGGLLYRCGDVEFVLFRSTGASPGTFTQMAWQVDDIDAVVSELERRGVAFEEIDVPGFRTRGGIAEIEGNYPSKGARGERGAWFRDSEGNLLGIGQPVA, from the coding sequence ATGAGCGCTGACGGCAGCAACCTTCTCGGGCGGGCACGCGTGGCGACCAGGCTCCCGGCCCAGGACCTGGACCGGGCGCGGCGTTTCTACGCCGAGCGGCTCGGGCTGGAGCCCGTCGACGAACGGCCCGGCGGGCTGCTGTACCGGTGTGGAGACGTGGAATTCGTGCTGTTCCGCTCGACGGGTGCCTCTCCCGGCACCTTCACCCAGATGGCGTGGCAGGTCGACGACATCGACGCGGTCGTGTCGGAGCTCGAACGGCGCGGCGTGGCGTTCGAAGAGATCGACGTTCCCGGATTCCGGACGAGGGGCGGGATCGCCGAGATCGAGGGGAACTACCCGAGCAAGGGCGCACGGGGCGAGCGCGGCGCCTGGTTCCGTGACAGCGAGGGCAACCTGCTGGGCATCGGCCAGCCGGTCGCCTGA
- a CDS encoding HNH endonuclease, with the protein MPHVLVLNASYEPLGVVPLRRALVLVLENKAICLEESGAFMHSETRVIPAPSVVRLKRFVRVPYRGPVPLTRRALFARDGGRCMYCGGVATSVDHVVPRSRGGQHAWDNVVAACRRCNHVKADRHLRELGWRLRHQPAPPSGLAWRIIGTGHRDPRWLPYLQPYGADDALARIDGISA; encoded by the coding sequence GTGCCGCATGTCCTGGTCCTCAACGCGTCGTACGAGCCGCTCGGCGTCGTACCGCTCCGCCGCGCGCTCGTCCTCGTCCTCGAGAACAAGGCCATCTGCCTCGAGGAGTCCGGCGCCTTCATGCACAGCGAGACCCGAGTGATCCCCGCGCCCAGCGTGGTGAGGCTCAAGCGCTTCGTGCGGGTCCCCTACCGGGGGCCCGTTCCACTGACCCGGCGCGCGCTGTTCGCGCGCGACGGCGGCCGCTGCATGTACTGCGGTGGCGTCGCAACCAGCGTCGACCACGTCGTGCCGCGCAGCCGCGGCGGTCAGCACGCCTGGGACAACGTGGTGGCGGCCTGCCGCCGCTGCAACCACGTCAAGGCCGACCGGCACCTGCGTGAGCTGGGCTGGCGGCTGCGGCACCAACCTGCTCCGCCGAGCGGCCTGGCCTGGCGCATCATCGGCACGGGGCATAGGGATCCGCGCTGGCTGCCATACCTGCAGCCGTACGGCGCGGACGACGCGTTGGCCCGGATCGACGGCATCTCTGCCTGA
- a CDS encoding mechanosensitive ion channel family protein encodes MSLAADPSPPPLALDKAAEKATSAASWVEENWSTWLSVGLRILLILAIAILLRIAVRRALTKLIERMNRSAQAVEGTALGGLLVNAERRRQRSEAIGSVLRSVASFVILGTAGLMILGALNINLAPLLASAGVAGVALGFGARNLVTDFLSGVFMILEDQYGVGDTVDAGVASGEVIEVGLRVTKLRGDNGEIWYVRNGEVKRIGNLSQGWATASVDVSVRPSEDLDRVRKVIEEAAGTMSKDEPWNERLWGPVEVLGLTEVLLDQMTVSVAAKTMPGKALGVERELRWRIKRAFDEAGIRIVGGLPLQTDGEPPAKDPTAGVAAPSAYASSTSPQSVAASPIAPQPNLSK; translated from the coding sequence GTGTCACTGGCCGCCGATCCGTCACCGCCGCCCCTCGCCCTCGACAAGGCGGCGGAGAAGGCCACCAGCGCCGCAAGCTGGGTGGAGGAGAACTGGTCCACCTGGCTCAGCGTCGGGCTGCGCATCCTCCTCATCCTGGCGATCGCGATCCTGCTCCGGATCGCCGTGCGGCGTGCGCTCACGAAGCTGATAGAGCGGATGAACCGCAGCGCCCAGGCCGTGGAGGGCACCGCGCTCGGCGGGCTCCTGGTGAACGCCGAGCGCCGCCGCCAGCGGTCCGAGGCGATCGGCTCGGTGCTCCGCTCGGTCGCCTCGTTCGTGATCCTCGGCACGGCGGGCCTGATGATCCTCGGTGCGCTCAACATCAATCTCGCCCCGCTGCTCGCCTCTGCGGGTGTCGCGGGTGTGGCGCTCGGTTTCGGCGCCCGGAACCTGGTCACCGACTTCCTGTCGGGCGTCTTCATGATCCTTGAGGACCAGTACGGCGTCGGTGACACGGTCGACGCGGGCGTCGCCTCCGGCGAGGTGATCGAGGTCGGGCTGCGCGTGACGAAGCTGCGCGGTGACAACGGCGAGATCTGGTACGTCCGCAACGGCGAGGTCAAGCGCATCGGCAACCTCAGCCAGGGCTGGGCCACGGCCTCCGTCGACGTGAGCGTGCGCCCGAGCGAGGACCTGGACCGGGTCCGCAAGGTCATCGAGGAGGCCGCCGGGACGATGTCCAAGGACGAGCCCTGGAACGAGCGCCTGTGGGGACCGGTCGAGGTGCTGGGCCTGACCGAGGTGCTGCTGGACCAGATGACCGTGTCGGTCGCCGCGAAGACGATGCCGGGCAAGGCGCTCGGCGTGGAGCGCGAGCTGCGCTGGCGGATCAAGCGCGCCTTCGACGAGGCGGGCATCCGGATCGTGGGCGGTCTGCCGCTCCAGACGGACGGCGAGCCGCCGGCGAAGGACCCGACGGCGGGCGTGGCGGCCCCGTCGGCGTACGCGTCGTCGACGTCACCGCAGTCGGTGGCGGCGTCCCCGATCGCCCCGCAGCCGAACCTGTCGAAGTAA
- a CDS encoding ROK family transcriptional regulator, translating into MAGTTPGTPRVLRAMNDRAALDLLLEHGPLSRTRIGKLTGLSKPTASQLLARLEAAGLVVATGTTEGRPGPNAQLYAVNARAAFAAGLDVTPLRLRAAVADITGATVGEFVLRTPGRRAVSVVRQVTDALDGAVKAAGITRAEVHRLVIGTPGAFDPSTGRLRYASHLPGWHSPTLLDELAAALPMPVEYENDVNLVAVAEQRLGAARGHDDFVLLWNEFGIGAALVIGGRLHRGFTGGAGEVGFMPVPGAPLVRQVSKAGSGGFQELAGAQTVPGLARELGIEEIGHGPHEEVATGLLARAAAAADEPGPYRTLLDTFGTGLATGLASMVAVLDPELVVLSGPLILAGGEPLRERVQTELAELAATHPRLVIGDVQEHPVLRGALESALAATRDEVFDTSR; encoded by the coding sequence ATGGCCGGTACTACCCCGGGAACACCGCGCGTACTCCGCGCCATGAACGACCGCGCCGCGCTCGATCTGCTGCTCGAACACGGACCGCTCTCCCGGACCCGGATCGGCAAGCTCACCGGCCTGTCCAAGCCCACCGCCTCCCAGCTGCTGGCGCGGCTGGAGGCCGCGGGCCTGGTCGTCGCCACTGGCACCACCGAGGGACGGCCGGGGCCGAACGCCCAGCTCTACGCCGTCAACGCCCGCGCCGCCTTCGCCGCCGGCCTCGATGTGACCCCGCTGCGCCTCCGCGCCGCGGTCGCCGACATCACCGGCGCGACGGTCGGCGAGTTCGTCCTGCGGACTCCGGGGCGGCGGGCGGTCAGCGTCGTACGCCAGGTCACCGACGCCCTCGACGGGGCCGTGAAGGCCGCCGGGATCACCCGCGCCGAGGTGCACCGCCTCGTCATCGGGACCCCCGGCGCCTTCGACCCGTCGACCGGGCGGCTGCGGTACGCCTCCCATCTGCCCGGCTGGCACTCCCCCACGCTGCTCGACGAGCTGGCGGCGGCGCTGCCGATGCCCGTCGAGTACGAGAACGACGTCAACCTGGTCGCCGTGGCCGAGCAGCGGCTCGGCGCGGCCCGGGGCCACGACGACTTCGTCCTGCTGTGGAACGAGTTCGGCATCGGCGCCGCCCTCGTGATCGGCGGGCGGCTGCACCGGGGCTTCACCGGCGGCGCGGGCGAGGTCGGCTTCATGCCGGTGCCCGGTGCCCCGCTGGTGCGGCAGGTCTCCAAGGCCGGCAGCGGCGGCTTCCAGGAGCTGGCCGGTGCGCAGACGGTGCCGGGCCTCGCCCGCGAGCTCGGCATCGAGGAGATCGGGCACGGCCCGCACGAGGAGGTGGCGACCGGGCTGCTGGCCCGGGCGGCCGCCGCGGCCGACGAGCCGGGGCCGTACCGCACCCTGCTCGACACCTTCGGGACCGGCCTGGCCACCGGTCTCGCCTCCATGGTCGCGGTGCTCGACCCCGAGCTCGTCGTCCTCTCCGGACCGCTGATCCTCGCCGGCGGGGAACCGCTGCGCGAGCGCGTGCAGACCGAGCTCGCCGAACTCGCCGCCACGCACCCCCGGCTCGTCATCGGCGACGTACAGGAACATCCCGTGCTGCGCGGTGCGCTGGAGAGCGCCCTCGCCGCCACCCGCGACGAAGTCTTCGACACCTCACGCTGA
- a CDS encoding ABC transporter substrate-binding protein gives MPGTRRKTTAVALAAAASSIALLATACTGSNDAGATDDPKAKTTLTFWHGWSAPSEVEAIAENIKSFEAKHPNITVNVVKGITDDKLNQALRTGGSNAPDVVSSFTTDNVGRFCASKALADLKPFLDASGIDPEKTFLPQMAKYTQHDGTRCTVPLLGDAYGLYYNKDAFEEAGITAPPKTLSEFDAVVKKLTKTKGDGFERLGFMPLFVGYETTVEHYGAGFGVTYLGPDGKSNTAQDPAVKALFTWQKKLVDELGGFQKLNKFRTALGDEWGPKHPFHTGQVAMQLDGEWRGKMASDAKLPFEIGAAPFPVPDAQAADYGKGYLSGTILGIAGTSEKKNAAWELVKYLSTDTDAVVSFANAIHNVPSTVEALNSPKLSDDPLYRTFVDIAQHPKSTHAPSSVNGGAFLLTLQDSGLAHEKGAEKDLDALLRKNDEQVDKDNEQAG, from the coding sequence ATGCCCGGAACCCGCCGGAAGACGACCGCCGTCGCGCTCGCCGCGGCCGCATCCTCGATAGCCCTGCTCGCGACCGCCTGCACGGGGTCGAACGACGCCGGTGCGACCGACGACCCGAAAGCGAAGACCACCCTCACCTTCTGGCACGGCTGGAGCGCCCCCAGCGAGGTGGAGGCGATCGCGGAGAACATCAAGTCCTTCGAGGCCAAGCACCCCAACATCACCGTCAATGTCGTCAAGGGCATCACCGACGACAAGCTCAACCAGGCGCTGCGCACCGGCGGTTCGAACGCTCCGGACGTGGTGTCGTCCTTCACCACCGACAACGTGGGCCGGTTCTGCGCCTCCAAGGCGCTCGCCGATCTGAAGCCGTTCCTGGACGCGTCGGGGATCGACCCCGAGAAGACCTTCCTGCCGCAGATGGCCAAGTACACGCAGCATGACGGCACCCGCTGCACGGTGCCGCTGCTCGGGGACGCGTACGGCCTCTACTACAACAAGGACGCCTTCGAGGAGGCCGGCATCACGGCCCCGCCGAAGACCCTGTCCGAGTTCGACGCGGTCGTGAAGAAGCTCACCAAGACGAAGGGCGACGGCTTCGAACGGCTCGGCTTCATGCCGCTGTTCGTGGGGTACGAGACCACGGTCGAGCACTACGGCGCCGGTTTCGGCGTCACCTACCTCGGCCCGGACGGCAAGTCGAACACCGCCCAGGACCCGGCCGTGAAGGCGCTGTTCACCTGGCAGAAGAAGCTGGTGGACGAGCTCGGCGGATTCCAGAAGCTCAACAAGTTCCGCACCGCGCTCGGCGACGAGTGGGGTCCGAAGCACCCCTTCCACACCGGCCAGGTGGCCATGCAGCTGGACGGCGAGTGGCGCGGCAAGATGGCGTCGGACGCCAAGCTGCCCTTCGAGATCGGCGCGGCGCCGTTCCCGGTCCCGGACGCCCAGGCCGCCGACTACGGCAAGGGCTATCTCTCCGGCACGATCCTCGGCATCGCCGGCACGAGCGAGAAGAAGAACGCCGCCTGGGAGCTGGTGAAGTACCTCTCCACCGACACCGACGCGGTCGTCTCCTTCGCCAACGCCATCCACAACGTGCCGTCGACGGTCGAGGCGCTCAACTCGCCGAAGCTCAGCGACGACCCGCTCTACCGCACCTTCGTGGACATCGCCCAGCACCCCAAGAGCACCCACGCCCCCTCGTCCGTCAACGGCGGCGCCTTCCTGCTCACGCTCCAGGACAGCGGTCTCGCCCACGAGAAGGGCGCGGAGAAGGACCTGGACGCGCTGCTGAGGAAGAACGACGAGCAGGTCGACAAGGACAACGAGCAGGCCGGCTGA
- a CDS encoding carbohydrate ABC transporter permease: MTTAQVSSGQTPSGRLSPGPRAKRTGGARRAERTRRALRTLGFLSPWLVGFSVFFAYPLISTVYFSFMKYDGFTAPTWVGLRNWVYVLQDSPFFWPSLRNMLWLVLVMVTCRVVFGLGIGLLITKVKAGAGLFRTLFYLPYLAPPVAATMAFVFLLNPGTGPVNTILGALGLPEPDWFSSASWSKPSLTLLALWCIGDLMVIFMASLLDVPKEQYEAAELDGAGPWQRFRYVTLPNISPIVLFAVITGVIATMQYYTEPLVAAKVASGVIGGSGQTFEPGYPDKSTLTVPHVIYNLGFQRFDTGAACVVAIVLFVLAMIFTGFLMRRRSGFMAAED; the protein is encoded by the coding sequence ATGACGACGGCCCAGGTCTCTTCCGGGCAGACCCCGTCCGGACGACTCTCCCCGGGGCCGAGGGCGAAGCGCACAGGTGGTGCCCGGCGCGCGGAGCGCACCAGACGGGCACTGCGCACCCTCGGTTTCCTCTCGCCGTGGCTGGTCGGGTTCAGCGTGTTCTTCGCGTACCCGCTGATCTCGACCGTCTACTTCTCCTTCATGAAGTACGACGGCTTCACCGCACCCACCTGGGTGGGCCTGAGGAACTGGGTGTACGTCCTCCAGGACAGCCCGTTCTTCTGGCCGTCGCTGCGCAACATGCTGTGGCTGGTACTGGTGATGGTCACCTGCCGGGTCGTCTTCGGGCTGGGCATCGGGCTGCTGATCACAAAGGTCAAGGCGGGCGCGGGGCTCTTCCGCACCCTGTTCTACCTGCCCTATCTGGCCCCGCCGGTGGCGGCGACGATGGCCTTCGTCTTCCTGCTCAACCCGGGCACGGGTCCCGTCAACACCATCCTGGGGGCGCTGGGTCTGCCCGAGCCCGACTGGTTCTCCAGCGCCTCCTGGTCGAAGCCGTCGCTCACGCTGCTCGCGCTGTGGTGCATCGGCGACCTCATGGTCATCTTCATGGCGTCGCTGCTCGACGTGCCGAAGGAGCAGTACGAGGCCGCCGAGCTGGACGGGGCGGGTCCGTGGCAGCGCTTCCGGTACGTCACGCTGCCGAACATCTCGCCGATCGTGCTCTTCGCGGTGATCACCGGGGTGATCGCCACGATGCAGTACTACACCGAGCCCCTGGTCGCCGCGAAGGTCGCGAGCGGGGTGATCGGTGGCTCCGGGCAGACGTTCGAGCCCGGCTATCCGGACAAGTCCACGCTCACGGTGCCGCACGTGATCTACAACCTGGGCTTCCAGCGCTTCGACACCGGGGCGGCGTGTGTCGTGGCGATCGTGCTGTTCGTACTCGCCATGATCTTCACCGGTTTCCTGATGCGCCGGCGCAGCGGCTTCATGGCGGCGGAGGACTGA
- a CDS encoding carbohydrate ABC transporter permease, which yields MTQTTLSPLRKGGTAAGAATGRGTALRAARRRAVLRWIAVHSLAIAAALFFLLPFVFVFLTAVMSDDQALTRELWPHTWEWGNFATVWHTPGFLTWWRNTLLYAGLGTVLAVASSIPVAYALAKFRFRGRNLMMMLVIAAMMLPPQVVIVPMYLFWAKQLDLAGTLWPLIVPFAFGNAFTIFLLRQFLLTIPREYTEAARIDGCGEFRTMVRVVLPMARPAIAASALFHFFYCWNDYFGPQIYVSENPAAWTLSYGLESFKGAHQTDWNLTMAATVMIMAPVIVVFFFAQKAFIEGVTLTGVKG from the coding sequence ATGACACAGACGACACTGTCACCCCTGCGAAAGGGCGGAACCGCGGCCGGCGCCGCGACCGGCCGGGGCACGGCCCTGCGGGCGGCGCGCCGCCGGGCCGTCCTGCGGTGGATCGCGGTCCACTCGCTGGCGATCGCCGCCGCCCTGTTCTTCCTCCTGCCCTTCGTCTTCGTGTTCCTGACGGCCGTGATGAGCGACGACCAGGCGCTCACCCGCGAGCTGTGGCCGCACACCTGGGAGTGGGGCAACTTCGCCACCGTGTGGCACACTCCCGGCTTCCTCACCTGGTGGCGCAACACGCTGCTGTACGCGGGGCTCGGCACCGTCCTCGCGGTCGCGTCCAGCATCCCCGTGGCGTACGCCCTCGCGAAGTTCCGCTTCCGCGGGCGGAACCTGATGATGATGCTGGTGATCGCGGCGATGATGCTGCCGCCGCAGGTGGTCATCGTCCCCATGTATCTGTTCTGGGCCAAGCAACTCGACCTGGCGGGCACGCTCTGGCCGCTGATCGTCCCGTTCGCGTTCGGCAACGCGTTCACGATCTTCCTGTTGCGGCAGTTCCTGCTGACGATCCCGCGCGAGTACACCGAGGCGGCGAGGATCGACGGCTGCGGCGAGTTCCGCACGATGGTCCGGGTCGTGCTGCCTATGGCCAGGCCGGCCATCGCCGCCTCCGCGCTGTTCCACTTCTTCTACTGCTGGAACGACTACTTCGGGCCGCAGATCTACGTGTCCGAGAACCCGGCCGCGTGGACGCTGTCGTACGGCCTGGAGTCGTTCAAGGGCGCCCATCAGACGGACTGGAACCTGACGATGGCGGCTACCGTGATGATCATGGCGCCCGTGATCGTCGTCTTCTTCTTCGCACAGAAAGCCTTCATCGAGGGCGTCACACTGACCGGAGTGAAGGGCTGA